The following proteins are encoded in a genomic region of Vicugna pacos chromosome 16, VicPac4, whole genome shotgun sequence:
- the LOC140686266 gene encoding small integral membrane protein 36-like, with translation MEFYLEMDPVTLNLIILIASYVILLLVFLISCVLYDCRGKDPSKEYAPESTLDAQPSVHLVVMQQSTPGPPWARGLHFGNPAPLGKKSTMV, from the coding sequence ATGGAGTTTTACTTGGAGATGGACCCGGTCACCTTGAACCTGATCATCCTCATTGCGAGCTACGTCATCTTGCTCCTGGTTTTCCTCATCTCCTGCGTGCTGTATGACTGCCGAGGCAAGGACCCCAGTAAGGAGTACGCCCCCGAGAGCACCCTGGATGCCCAGCCCTCCGTCCACTTGGTGGTGATGCAGCAAAGCACTCCCGGGCCCCCCTGGGCAAGGGGCCTTCATTTTGGGAACCCTGCTCCACTGGGGAAGAAAAGCACAATGGTTTGA